In Setaria italica strain Yugu1 chromosome I, Setaria_italica_v2.0, whole genome shotgun sequence, the genomic window GTGATGCATGAAGGTTATAATGGGAATCGCCAATTAATTAGTATATATTGGTTTAATACCATATCTTGCTGAGAAATTTCACTGCCAGTCTACCACAGTACAGAAGTTTGTGAGGAAAATGGGAGAGAAGggaggaaaagagagagaagaagaaagagcagAGATCACTTAAGAATAGAACGGTACAAAGGTGGAAAATGAAACAAAATCAACTATTCAGGTGGGAATGGATGGTACTACCTGACAGTTGCCATCTCCTTTCACTTTGTGTTCAATCAGCTCATACAACTTCAACCTAAAAGACGacaaatgaatttttttttgaaaaactccaGCAGGACACATTTGCATGAAAAAGGAATGGAACAAAAATAACATCATTACATGCAAGTAATATAGTCTGTTCTGAAAATTTGAAGATTAAAAAGCATTTAGTGGCAAATAGAGCCAAGGAGAAGTTTGACACTAGCAAGCATATAATAATAGTAGTAATTCACTGAGAACTGAAACTAAAGGACAGACCTTTCTGTCAGCCTTTCATGGTCCATAGTGGCTTCATCGACTGATGGAATTTCTCCATTAATTTTAGGGACATGCTGGACAAAGCAGACACAGATTATTGGACCACAGTTGGAAATGGAGTCAGAgacacagaaaaagaaaaacagatacAGCACAGCCACTCACAACAAGTTCATTTCCTTCATAGCAACGAGGATAATGGGAAAGAAAAGGACAGATTGCTATGCAGTTATTAAGATTATTGGATAGTATCATTCTAAGTTTTAAAAGCAGTAACTTATAGGAGTTTTGACAACATTATCTGGGGGTAGTGAAACTACGAGTAGCACTACAAATCATACTAAGAAAGGTCAAAACCTATATCTTTCTTCCAAAACTTACCAATAAAACTAGGTAGACACAATTTTCGCGTCCGCCTAGGATAACTTTTCCAAGACACACATTAAGACCAAAGAACATGCAAAGTTAATTGTCCATTCAGTTATTTAAAGACTTTTAGAGGAATTGTTGTCACATCATTATTAAAGTCAATTGGCATTTAAGGTTAGTGGTCCAATCGAAAGTGATATTCATGTTCTTTTTTCCCCAATAAGATTTTGGCTACACAACAAACAGATGCAGGCATCTTTGCTGATGATCTTGGCAAGCTTCCTTAGAAGCAAGACTTTCTTTCTTCTGGTAGTTGAGGAAGCGGATCTATTTATTATGCAAATGAAGCTGAAAACGCTATTTCTTAACCTGACTTCAAAGGATCAGTAGACTCACAGGAACTGGGACCATGGGATAAAACCTCTTCCCTacttcctcctccatctcaaAATTTCCGTCACCGCTGGAACCTGGCGAGGAATTAGACGGTTCTATGTATACTGTCTCGTGCTCATGTGCATCAGCACTTCCTGCACCATACCGAGAACattaggaaaaaggaaaaaaacacaaaagTTGTGTGttaagtgaaaaaaaaatcgagACAGATTATGGATATTTTCAGCACCGGGATGGTAGATGCCTACTGATGGGTTGTACAAATCATATGTGAGTTGAGAAGAATGCAACTGTGTCTCATCAGGATGTGCTGCAGCCAAAAATAGACGCCTAAGAATGCTGTCTAGCCACCAATCAAAAATGAAAAATCTGCATGGTACACAAGACTGACTACCTCTACCATAATGGAGGTTACAACAGTTACCATCACAGTAACCGGGAGGAGGCCCATAGTACCCGGGAGGAGCAAAAGGATCGCGAAAAAGGTCGTATCCCCAGGGCAAATTCTGATCTTTCTCACACATGCTCATCCGCTTGAGCTCAAGTTGTCCGTGGGAGCGGAGCCTAGCAAACAGATTCAGGGGTTTCAGTACCATGGAAACAACACAAACAGATAAAAAGGAAACAATACCACAGATAATTTTGGATTGCATCGGACAAGCATGT contains:
- the LOC101784624 gene encoding OTU domain-containing protein 5-A isoform X1, with product MSMCEKDQNLPWGYDLFRDPFAPPGYYGPPPGYCDGNCCNLHYGRAHPDETQLHSSQLTYDLYNPSVGIYHPGSADAHEHETVYIEPSNSSPGSSGDGNFEMEEEVGKRFYPMVPVPHVPKINGEIPSVDEATMDHERLTERLKLYELIEHKVKGDGNCQFRALSDQLYQTPDHHEFVREQIINQLKTNRDAYDGYVPMAYDDYLEKVARNGEWGDHVTLQAAADKYGVKIFVMTSFKDTCYIEIQPKVQKSNKVVLLSFWAEVHYNSIYPQNDAPRLQTTKKRRWWPFSQHHHH
- the LOC101784624 gene encoding OTU domain-containing protein DDB_G0284757 isoform X2; its protein translation is MSMCEKDQNLPWGYDLFRDPFAPPGYYGPPPGYCDGNCCNLHYGRAHPDETQLHSSQLTYDLYNPSVGIYHPGSADAHEHETVYIEPSNSSPGSSGDGNFEMEEEVGKRFYPMVPVPHVPKINGEIPSVDEATMDHERLTERLKLYELIEHKVKGDGNCQFRALSDQLYQTPDHHEFVREQIINQLKTNRDAYDGYVPMAYDDYLEKVARNGEWGDHVTLQAAADKYGVKIFVMTSFKDTCYIEIQPKVQKSNKVVLLSFWAEVHYNSIYPQNGE